The Paenibacillus mucilaginosus 3016 genome includes the window ATACATGAATGTTGGGAGCTCTGTCCTTGCTTTATAGGTTATACAGCCGGTAACCCTTTCAGCGTTTGGGCATGGCGGTAAACCTCGTCAGCTCGCAGCGGGCCGCCGTGACCCAAATAAAAGGTGTGGTGACCGGCTGAGAGTAAGCGCAGAAGCTCTTCGGCTACCCGGTGCGGATCGTCTTCGAATGGCGGGCGTATGGCGTGGCGCTTCCTCATGATGCCGCCTATCAAAATGCCTGAGGCCAAAAGATCGCCCACGACAGCTTCTTTCGACTCCAGTTCCACCGAAATAGATCCGGAGGTATGCCCAGGAGTATGGGCGGCCTTGCCGGGTATACCATAACGAGACAAATCGATGGCCTGTTTTCCGGAAATCAGTACATCCGGCGTGAATGTTTCATAAGGCTGAAGGATGAAACCCGTTTTTAAAAACAACCGGGCAAAACGTCCCGTTGGGCAGAAGGACATCTGTTCTTCCCGGCTGTAATACTTGGCGTCGTCTTCATGGGCAAGTATGGGAGCTCCTGAGAGTTCTCGCATTCTTGCAGCACTGCCGGCATGATCAACGTGTGCGTGCGTGATGATGATGAGCTTGATATCCTTGAAGGTCAGCTTCTCTTTCGCCAGAGTTCTTCCTATTTTCTGCTCGGAACCCGGTATTCCTGCATCGATCAAGACACACCCGTCCGGACCAAGCAGCAGATGGGCGTTAACCATGTACATCGGAAGAATGGGAATGCGGACAATTTTCACTTGATCCATTAAGAATGCACCACCTCTAAAAAAATACCGAACCGTTCGGTTTTTTACAGCATACCAAATATTTCTCGAATAGGCCACAGAAATGTTAATATGAAACCAAATCATATTATTATCGTGACTACGGGGGTTGGCTTTCATGCGTAAGGGCGAGAGGACGCGTCAGCATATTATTGAAAAATCAGCCGGATTGTTTAATCAAAAAGGGTATGCCGGCTCTTCGATACAAGACATCATAGAAGTCACCGGATTGACCAAAGGCGGCGTCTATCGGACATTTTCCAGTA containing:
- a CDS encoding MBL fold metallo-hydrolase; amino-acid sequence: MDQVKIVRIPILPMYMVNAHLLLGPDGCVLIDAGIPGSEQKIGRTLAKEKLTFKDIKLIIITHAHVDHAGSAARMRELSGAPILAHEDDAKYYSREEQMSFCPTGRFARLFLKTGFILQPYETFTPDVLISGKQAIDLSRYGIPGKAAHTPGHTSGSISVELESKEAVVGDLLASGILIGGIMRKRHAIRPPFEDDPHRVAEELLRLLSAGHHTFYLGHGGPLRADEVYRHAQTLKGLPAV